The following nucleotide sequence is from Natronosalvus caseinilyticus.
CTCTGATCGAGAGGGTCTTCGGCACCAATCACCGTTTCCTGGTCGTCATTCCGAGCGCGTTTCTCGACATCGTCACCGGCCGACTCATCGCCCGAATCGCTTCGTCGGCAGCCGAGCGTACGCGCCCTTGCGCCCGGTGGAGCGGCACCACGGCTCGTTTTCCGGCCTCGGCGGCGACGTCCCAGCTCACTCGCTCGACGAACTCGCCGCGCGAGCGCGCCCACCGACTCGGGTGTGCAAGGACGTACAGCCGCGGACAGGCGCCCGACTCGAGCAGCTCGACGAGGTCGTCGGTGGTGTCGACGCGGCCGACGGTCGGGTCGACGATACCCCAGTGGCGACCGGTGTCCGAGACGTACGTCGGCTTCCGCGGATCCGCGTCGTCCGTTTCGATCGTTCCGTAGGCGGTCCCGACGAGTCCGTACTGTTCGGGCGGGCGGGCCTCGTCCCACATGTCGGTGTTGAGGTGAGGCGAGAGCGGACTGCCGTGTGAACACGCCGTCGTCACGTCGACGTGGGCGCGAAACCGCTCGAGGTTTCGCTCGAACGCTTCGTAGGCGAGCTCCCGATTTCCCCTCGCCCGTGCGAGGTCCTCGTAGTGGTAGCCGACCTCGTGGCCGAGGTCCACGAGGGCGCGAGCGAACTCGGGACTGAACGTCGACGTCCGGAGGTAGTAGGTCGCCTCGATGCCGTACTCGGCCTCGAGGTGAGCCATCGAGCGGGCGATACTCGGTCGCCGGTCGACGTCGTGGCGAACGATTGCGTACCGTTCGGAGACCGTCTCCGCCTCGAGAAACGACGCCACGGAGTACGTCTCGTACCCCCGTTCGTTCAGGGTCTGGAGCAGTCGTTCGTAGGCGTCGAACGTAAAGTCCTGTACGACGAACTGTCCGTCTCCGATGAGGGTCATGTGCTGGCGATACTCCCTTCCCAGTGATTACTATCGACGCACTACTCTCACGTCGGGTGAGCGTATGGTCTCCATACCGGAGGAACGAGCAGGTCGACGGTGGTCGCTCTTTTTACGCGCCGGACCCTTCCGTCCGAGCATGATGGCCACGACGCACGTCTTCGTCGGGCTCGCCCTCGTGACCCCTGCGGCCGTCGTCGTTCCGGAACTCGCGACGCCGCTCGCCATCGGCGCAATCGTTGGCGGCCTCCTCCCGGACGTCGACCTCGTGTTGAGCCACCGGAAGACGTTGCACTTCCCCGCCTTCGGAGTCGTCGCCGCCGGTTTGGCCGTCGGACTCGCGGCGGTCGTGCCTTCGGCGAGTACGGCTGCTCTCGCAGCGTGCGTCGTCAGCGCCTGGGTCCACGCCGTCAGCGACGCCCTGGGTGGGGGTCCGGAGATGGATCCCTGGCGAAACCCGAGCGAGCGCGCCGTCTACGACCACGCTCGAGGGGCGTGGATTCGACCGCGACGGCTGATCCGGTACGACGGTGCACCGGAGGACGCCCTCCTCGCGACGATGCTGGCCGTTTCCGCGCTCGTCGCCTTCTCGGGCCCGGTTCGATGGCTGATCGTCACCGGCGTGGTCGTCTCCCTCGCATACGCGCTCTGCAGACGCCGACTGGTCGAGTGGGTCCCGGACTGGATCGAGTGACTGTCGTCGACGCCGACGAGTCGCAACGCTGATACGGTCGGTCGGCGACCGGGCGAACATGCTCGTGGACATCGCCTCCCGGATCGCCCACCTGCTGTTCGCCGCAATCTGGGCCGGGAGCGTCTTCTACGTCGCGTTCGTGGTGTTGCCGCTGGCTCGAGACGGCGCGTTCAACACGACGAAACCGCTTGAGGGAATCACGACTCGACTCACGACGATTTCGCGCGTGAGCGCGGTCGCACTCTTGCTCACTGGCGGGCACCTCGCCGGGACCGGCTACTCGTTCGACGGCGTCGGCAAACCGAGTCTGCTCTCCTCGCCGAACGGGCGGCTCGTCGTGCTCATGGTCGTCTGCTGGTTGCTCCTCGCCGCCTTGGTCGAGGTCGGTGCGAAGCGCCTCGAATCGGGACTCAACGGCAAGAAGCTCCGCGAACCGGCCCAGCGTGCGCTTCCGCTGTTCCGGGCCGGAGCGGTCGTCGGTCTGCTCTTGCTCGCCATCGGCGGCGTCATCACCTCGGGCGCTGTCTACGTCCTGTAGCACCGTCTGCCGCCGTCTATCCTCGATGCGGCTTCTGCTAAAGATGTCAGGCACGTGAGTTCTTGCCGAAAGATACTTAGTCGGTTACTGTTAGGTAGCTTCATAATGATTAGAGGAAAGGACGTGGCCGTGTCGCTTCTCTTCGTTGGCTCCGCGGCCGCCGCTGGCTATCTCCTTCGATCCGCCGGAAGGCGCGACCCCGACGCCCGGTCGAAGGCCGACGTCGGAGCGCGAATCGTCGACGACGTCCCCCGCAACGCGACCGTCGTCGATAGCTCGAGCCGCCAACTCCGTCGCCTACCCGGC
It contains:
- a CDS encoding metal-dependent hydrolase — protein: MATTHVFVGLALVTPAAVVVPELATPLAIGAIVGGLLPDVDLVLSHRKTLHFPAFGVVAAGLAVGLAAVVPSASTAALAACVVSAWVHAVSDALGGGPEMDPWRNPSERAVYDHARGAWIRPRRLIRYDGAPEDALLATMLAVSALVAFSGPVRWLIVTGVVVSLAYALCRRRLVEWVPDWIE
- a CDS encoding copper resistance protein CopD, giving the protein MLVDIASRIAHLLFAAIWAGSVFYVAFVVLPLARDGAFNTTKPLEGITTRLTTISRVSAVALLLTGGHLAGTGYSFDGVGKPSLLSSPNGRLVVLMVVCWLLLAALVEVGAKRLESGLNGKKLREPAQRALPLFRAGAVVGLLLLAIGGVITSGAVYVL